The following proteins are co-located in the Choristoneura fumiferana chromosome 23, NRCan_CFum_1, whole genome shotgun sequence genome:
- the LOC141440733 gene encoding nucleolar MIF4G domain-containing protein 1 homolog gives MKKTKQAARANFPNTRKALRKQKRQQKKVHRQEHYLKKKTLKGQPQYVAGRFVKRPADAPEPIVEVKKKKPKSQPMVLDVIERERQKEKKEADRLKAEMEEQRRKTFLEANEEEDKMIKKLEKQLGLNKVKNKKNFFSEDGLDYLLEICDRSTTEQIVAAEKHLANVEGESDFEEDLAAVTGKKLKKESKNIDTDDEDMDEEMNDYDGDSKMEEDASDMDSDDEEGEDMDDFGTGDEVDSEDNDKSSGDEGNSYVSDDEPEEKPAKTLKPKPKEKVKKVPDTEKKTKEKVVTEEELSKMFSDDEVLHLSDDEDLDGCDDEFDEDSENQRGVKSEEKPDVWEDIYGRKRDKEGNVIKEEKGIYIPPHLRNKDSTSDQAMIQLKRQIKSILNKLTHTNLHWACTSIETLYSSNSRHSVNSALFSLWLEAVGGTEAAPSRLASTHAALVAVLHANVATEIGAHFLEELCMIFDSLMQRPQPMEDKKLDNIVCCLAHLYSFKIYHATLLFDVLNRLLLDLTEKHMDCILAVFRCAGAALRKDSPASLKLFVQQAQTAAAGIGDADTGSRIKFLLEVLMAVKNNNLNKIPNYDPTFVEQLKKDIRGVIRKGNYVTPLNITLEDLLKADTRGKWWVVGSAWEGNRPRLEEKAKVVPSTDQKLLELARKQRMNTDVRRSIFCVIMAAEVC, from the exons ATGAAGAAAACTAAACAAGCAGCACGTGCTAACTTTCCCAATACCCGTAAAGCTCTACGTAAACAGAAGAGGCAGCAAAAGAAAGTTCACAGACAAGAGCACTACTTGAAGAAGAAAACACTTAAGGGACAGCCTCAATATGTGGCCGGGAGATTTGTTAAGAGGCCAGCTGATGCCCCTGAACCTATAGTAGAAGTTAAG aaGAAAAAACCGAAATCTCAGCCAATGGTTCTGGATGTCATAGAGAGAGAACGACAGAAAGAGAAGAAGGAAGCGGACCGCCTCAAAGCTGAAATGGAGGAACAGAGACGGAAGACTTTCTTGGAAGCTAATGAAGAAGAAGACAAAATGATTAAGAAATTGGAAAAGCAACTCGGTttgaataaagtaaaaaataagaaGAATTTCTTTTCTGAAGATGGATTGGATT ATTTACTAGAAATATGTGATAGATCTACCACAGAGCAGATTGTAGCAGCCGAGAAACATTTGGCTAATGTTGAAGGAGAGTCTGACTTTGAAGAGGACCTAGCTGCTGTTACTGGAAAGAAATTgaagaaagaaagtaaaaatatagacactgatgatgaagatatgGATGAAGAAATGAATGATTATGATGGTGATAGCAAAATGGAGGAGGACGCGAGTGATATGGATAGTGATGATGAAGAAGGTGAAGACATGGATGATTTTGGTACTGGGGATGAAGTTGACAGTGAAGACAATGACAAAAGCAGTGGTGATGAAGGAAACAGTTATGTATCTGATGATGAGCCTGAAG AAAAACCAGCTAAAACTTTGAAACCCAAACCCAAAGAGAAGGTTAAAAAAGTTCCAGATACAGAGAAGAAAACTAAAGAAAAAGTGGTTACAGAAGAAGAATTGTCCAAAATGTTCAGTGATGATGAAGTATTACATTTATCTGATGACGAAGATTTAGACGGTTGCGATGATGAATTTGATGAAGATAGTGAAAATCAGAGAGGAGTAAAGAGTGAAGAAAAACCTGATGTCTGGGAAGATATATACGGAAGGAAGAGAGACAAAGAAGGAAATGTAATAAAG gaGGAAAAAGGCATTTACATTCCGCCGCATTTGAGAAATAAGGACTCTACATCAGACCAAGCAATGATTCAATTAAAAAGGCAGATTAAGA GCATTCTAAACAAACTCACTCACACAAACCTCCACTGGGCGTGCACCTCCATCGAGACTCTATACTCCAGCAACAGCCGGCACTCTGTCAACTCCGCGCTGTTCTCTCTCTGGCTGGAGGCAGTGGGGGGTACGGAGGCGGCTCCCTCGCGCCTGGCCTCTACCCACGCGGCGTTGGTAGCTGTGCTGCATGCTAATGTAGCTACTGAGATCG GAGCCCACTTCCTGGAGGAACTGTGCATGATCTTTGACAGTCTGATGCAGCGACCGCAGCCGATGGAGGACAAGAAGTTGGATAACATCGTTTGCTGTCTCGCTCATTTGTACAGCTTCAAG ATATACCACGCAACGTTGCTCTTCGACGTGCTAAACCGGTTATTACTGGATCTAACCGAGAAGCACATGGACTGTATACTGGCCGTGTTTcggtgcgccggcgccgctctGCGCAAGGACTCGCCGGCGAGCCTGAAACTGTTCGTGCAGCAGGCGCAGACAGCTGCCGCCGGGATAGGGGACGCTGACACAGG GTCCCGCATAAAGTTCCTACTAGAAGTTCTGATGGCTGTTAAAAACAACAATCTCAATAAGATACCGAACTACGACCCGACGTTCGTGGAGCAGCTGAAAAAGGATATCCGCGGCGTCATCAGGAAGGGGAACTACGTGACGCCGCTTAATATCACGCTGGAGGACTTGTTGAAAG CGGATACCCGCGGCAAGTGGTGGGTGGTGGGATCGGCGTGGGAGGGCAACCGGCCGCGGTTAGAAGAGAAGGCCAAGGTTGTTCCCAGCACCGACCAGAAGCTTCTAGAACTTGCTAGAAAACAGAGGATGAACACTGACGTCAGGAGAAGCATATTCTGCGTCATCATGGCTGCTGAGGTATGTTGA